Proteins co-encoded in one Halorussus vallis genomic window:
- a CDS encoding mechanosensitive ion channel family protein: MTSGARSASTVVRQFEGPELPGVPEGGYVGALWDVVVFLVVFGVLYELGKRVVEPVVARTLENSPVQRTAASTLRKIVHVVILLLALRLALDVADYGYLLSLPPTFAAALTVAIGFASRDIASNLVSGIFIVTDPEFNIGDWIRWKDSEGVIEDISFRVTRVRTFDNELLTVPNSELATNAVVNAVAKSPRRVSHTFHVSDETNLGRAASLLVDEARSDGDILERPAPTVRVVELDNSLAGLQARFWIEKPSREAFMTIRSAYLQRVNARFAEEGIDLPQNW, encoded by the coding sequence GTGACGAGCGGCGCACGAAGCGCGAGTACGGTCGTCCGGCAGTTCGAAGGCCCCGAACTTCCGGGGGTTCCGGAGGGCGGGTACGTCGGTGCGCTCTGGGACGTCGTCGTGTTCCTCGTCGTCTTCGGGGTGCTGTACGAACTCGGCAAGCGCGTGGTCGAACCCGTCGTCGCGCGGACGCTGGAGAACTCGCCCGTCCAGCGGACCGCCGCGAGCACCCTGCGGAAGATAGTCCACGTCGTGATTCTCCTGCTGGCGCTCCGACTCGCCCTCGACGTGGCCGACTACGGCTACCTGCTGTCGCTCCCGCCGACGTTCGCCGCGGCGCTCACGGTCGCCATCGGCTTCGCCAGCCGCGACATCGCCTCGAACCTCGTCTCCGGCATCTTCATCGTCACCGACCCGGAGTTCAATATCGGCGATTGGATACGCTGGAAGGACAGCGAGGGCGTCATCGAGGACATCAGCTTCAGGGTCACCCGCGTCCGAACCTTCGACAACGAACTCCTGACCGTACCCAACTCCGAACTCGCCACGAACGCGGTGGTCAACGCGGTGGCGAAGTCGCCCCGGCGGGTTTCGCACACCTTCCACGTGAGCGACGAGACGAACCTCGGCCGGGCGGCGTCGCTCCTCGTCGACGAGGCCCGCAGCGACGGCGACATCCTCGAACGACCCGCGCCGACGGTCAGGGTCGTGGAACTCGACAACTCGCTGGCGGGCCTCCAGGCCCGGTTCTGGATCGAGAAGCCGAGCAGGGAGGCGTTCATGACCATCCGGTCGGCGTACCTCCAGCGTGTCAACGCCCGGTTCGCCGAGGAGGGTATCGACCTGCCGCAGAACTGGTGA
- a CDS encoding cytochrome d ubiquinol oxidase subunit II has protein sequence MIETVAHPRALVPAVVRFGVDLADLWFGVVFAFLAVFLFLDGWDFGVGAIFATRESDHEREQCLAAIGPFWDGNEVWLVVFGGALFAAFPPAYAALFSRHYLLLFGVLGALVLRGLAPEFYEQREDATWKRWWGRAFVVGSVGAPFLLGVFAGNWLLGATGVPLASVVVGLAVVALNVAAGAAFLRLKTTGPLAEAMPRYGTRAAAAYLALVVVALGLLALRHGLLDALLAIPSLALVVTSVVLCACYVVALRDDRRYLALGAAGGTTGALVALVGVLLYPAVDPRTGLTVEQAIVGSPAVELLTVAAALLLPLVATYFAVVYSVFSGPIEVEEAY, from the coding sequence ATGATTGAAACCGTCGCTCATCCGCGAGCACTCGTTCCCGCGGTGGTCCGATTCGGCGTCGACCTGGCCGACCTCTGGTTCGGCGTCGTGTTCGCGTTCCTCGCCGTCTTCCTGTTCCTCGACGGGTGGGACTTCGGCGTCGGTGCCATCTTCGCCACCCGGGAAAGCGACCACGAGCGCGAACAGTGCCTGGCGGCCATCGGCCCGTTCTGGGACGGCAACGAGGTCTGGCTGGTCGTCTTCGGCGGCGCGCTCTTCGCGGCGTTCCCGCCGGCGTACGCCGCCCTCTTCAGCCGCCACTACCTCCTGCTGTTCGGCGTGCTCGGCGCGCTCGTCCTCCGCGGCCTCGCCCCGGAGTTCTACGAACAGCGCGAGGACGCGACCTGGAAGCGCTGGTGGGGTCGGGCGTTCGTCGTCGGAAGCGTCGGCGCGCCGTTCCTGCTCGGCGTCTTCGCCGGAAACTGGCTCCTGGGCGCGACCGGCGTCCCGCTCGCGTCGGTGGTCGTCGGCCTGGCCGTGGTGGCGCTCAACGTCGCCGCCGGGGCGGCGTTCCTCCGACTGAAGACGACGGGACCGCTCGCCGAGGCGATGCCCCGGTACGGGACTCGCGCCGCCGCCGCGTACCTCGCGCTGGTGGTCGTCGCACTCGGACTGTTGGCGCTCCGCCACGGCCTCCTGGACGCCCTGCTGGCGATTCCGTCGCTGGCGCTCGTGGTGACCTCCGTCGTCCTCTGTGCGTGCTACGTCGTCGCACTTCGGGACGACCGCCGCTACCTCGCTCTCGGGGCCGCGGGCGGGACGACGGGCGCGCTGGTCGCGCTGGTCGGGGTTCTGCTCTATCCCGCGGTGGACCCCCGGACCGGACTCACGGTCGAGCAGGCCATCGTCGGGTCGCCCGCGGTCGAACTGCTGACCGTCGCCGCCGCGCTCCTGCTCCCGCTGGTGGCGACGTACTTCGCGGTGGTCTACTCGGTGTTCAGCGGTCCCATCGAGGTCGAGGAGGCGTACTGA